Proteins encoded within one genomic window of Trichoderma asperellum chromosome 2, complete sequence:
- a CDS encoding uncharacterized protein (EggNog:ENOG41): MASLKGNGVSPSRSPHQSPSPSAGVATPLAGPVAGDAENPVPVQVDTEAYKDDPEDFDSAYGSDQDSIYANSIASSTSNYQYENGRRYHAYRKGQYVLPNDQEEQGRLDHQHHIWRLLLGGQLFTAPLASPEGDDGLRILDLGTGTGIWAIDMADERPNSSVYGIDLSPIQPEWVPNNCHFHVDDYEDQWAFREDEKFDYIHGRALCGTSGDWPRFYSQVMEHLKPGGWIEMQEYDAWIFSDDDSCDRAPWTMGWVDKLEAASKLYGKQINVAQFQKQWMIDAGFEDVEERIYRIPIGPWAKDPTLKELGRLELTHMQMAVDSHTPALFTRALNYSRDQTNVLMEGVKSEFRNRDLRLITSYRFIIGRKPLNP, encoded by the exons ATGGCGTCTCTCAAAGGCAACGGAGTGTCTCCGTCCAGATCTCCACACCAGTCTCCGTCTCCATCTGCTGGCGTAGCAACTCCGCTAGCAGGCCCCGTGGCTGGCGATGCTGAGAATCCAGTTCCTGTCCAAGTCGAT ACTGAAGCATACAAAGACGATCCGGAAGATTTCGACTCAGCTTACGGCTCTGATCAGGACTCTATATATGCTAACTCTATcgcctcttccacctccaACTACCAATACGAAAACGGCCGTCGCTATCACGCTTACAGAAAGGGTCAGTACGTGCTACCCAATGATCAGGAGGAGCAAGGACGATTagatcatcagcatcacatATGGCGTCTGTTATTAGGCGGCCAACTCTTCACGGCACCGTTGGCGTCGCCcgagggcgatgatgggCTGCGCATTCTCGATTTGGGTACCGGTACAGGCATTTGGGCTATCGACATGGCAGACGAGCGTCCAAATTCATCTGTCTATGGCATCGACCTGTCGCCAATCCAGCCCGAATGGGTGCCGAATAACTGTCATTTCCATGTAGACGATTACGAAGATCAGTGGGCATTCCGAGAGGACGAGAAATTCGATTACATACATGGACGAGCCCTCTGCGGCACATCCGGTGACTGGCCGCGGTTCTACAGCCAGGTCATGGAGCACCTCAAGCCGGGTGGATGGATCGAGATGCAGGAGTATGACGCGTGGATATTCAGCGATGACGATAGCTGTGACCGCGCTCCGTGGACTATGGGATGGGTCGACAAGCTGGAGGCTGCCAGTAAGCTGTACGGCAAGCAGATTAATGTTGCACAGTTCCAGAAACAGTGGATGATAGATGCCGGGTTCGAAGATGTTGAGGAGAGGATATACAGG ATACCAATTGGACCATGGGCCAAAGATCCTACTCTAAAAGAGCTGGGCAGACTCGAGCTTACCCACATGCAAATGGCTGTAGACTCACACACGCCAGCTCTGTTCACTCGCGCATTGAACTATTCCAGAGACCAAACCAATGTCCTCATGGAGGGTGTCAAGAGCGAGTTTCGAAATCGAGACCTCCGGCTCATTACTAGCTACCGGTTTATCATTGGGAGGAAACCTCTCAATCCTTAG
- a CDS encoding uncharacterized protein (EggNog:ENOG41), translating into MADNSIDQGDRTPGIAVNHIPLHLRQDSRSKDSLSDKAPTTPRSSIESQGVAAPFAQRKQFPENLHFAPHSFRLRSRTASTRSSISSANVPDSATTYSHSTLASPISTSYASDLSDFCGHSIDTSRPASRVFHRRHRSSTGSLCSAHANDDDDAFSFAGYPDLSARLLEIHVASPVTPVPLSDSDYLDPSTSSSKVSPIKEEEESLTPSDSYQWPPLETTTTEPSLSPKWDTASSASDDVSSQDTDAILNYTLQLVFGVDLQEESSKVTPAVRRLVSKFVGDVGSSFWTSLSDADMTQVMSSSSNSSTPSQGGSSQGGSGGGDSSSAGKRKKQTRGDEDDGEFTDGEGLGYNPLKKLRPNPKDDENLRLSCPYRKRNPSRFNVRDHHSCAMTYFPKFAELRQHIVKQHKRDDPSAFVCDRCNRDFHTRKELRDHQRLPKEEMCDILDHDPESGVDGTTSIKLLSRKRASGASPEAQWKEIWNILFPDDEDHQIHPYNFTPVIEHFELSNYYMSSFEVLHSSLRDKISNPATLETLTSKFQQCFMEAVERCIGAAQSMPYTNRSNKRNEPSRVQSFQNLIPRKGREILPRPDSGVVMMDECSEESGSIKNSVYGPRDSVRTIVKDSGQRRGSNLAPEPSTTEPTPAAMNMLDQSFSGHMPFMAPMAATNPMDPMAVQSWNNGVSDPNDGDIANSFPMTDQFYAPGELTPHGDLGSWGGDYYQSAFQGLNDHHFNPFNDGMS; encoded by the exons ATGGCCGATAATTCAATCGATCAGGGAGATCGCACACCAGGCATCGCCGTCAACCATATCCCGCTTCACCTGCGACAGGACTCGCGATCCAAGGACTCACTCAGCGACAAGGCTCCCACCACGCCCCGGTCCAGCATCGAGAGCCAGGGCGTCGCCGCCCCCTTTGCCCAGCGCAAGCAGTTCCCTGAAAATCTGCATTTTGCTCCTCATTCATTCCGCCTGCGCTCAAGGACCGCCTCGACAAGGAGCAGCATCTCCTCGGCCAACGTGCCCGACTCTGCCACCACTTATTCACACTCGACGCTGGCCAGTCCCATCAGCACCAGCTACGCCAGTGACCTCAGCGACTTCTGCGGCCATTCTATCGATACATCACGTCCAGCCAGCCGAGTCTTCCATCGGCGGCACCGCTCTTCCACGGGATCTCTTTGTTCAGCACACGCcaacgacgatgacgacgctttttcttttgcaggATACCCGGACCTCAGCGCTAGGCTACTGGAGATTCACGTAGCCTCCCCAGTCACTCCTGTTCCCTTAAGTGATAGTGACTATCTGGATCCATCTACAAG CTCGTCCAAGGTCTCTCctatcaaagaagaagaggaaagttTGACTCCAAGTGACTCCTATCAATGGCCGCCGCTTGAGACCACTACTACTGAGCCGTCTCTCTCGCCCAAGTGGGACACAGCATCGTCCGCTTCAGACGACGTGTCTTCCCAGGACACAGATGCTATTCTAAATTACACCCTTCAATTAGTTTTCGGGGTAGACCTTCAAGAAGAGTCATCTAAAGTGACGCCGGCGGTACGACGCCTTGTATCCAAGTTTGTTGGTGATGTTGGGAGCTCTTTTTGGACCTCGCTATCAGACGCTGATATGACACAAGTCATGTCATCTTCAAGCAACTCCTCGACTCCCTCGCAAGGCGGTAGCTCACAAGGTGGTAGCGGAGGCGGTGACTCCTCGTCCGCaggcaagagaaagaagcaaacccgaggggatgaagatgatggggAATTCACCGATGGCGAGGGCTTGGGGTACAATCCTCTCAAGAAGCTGCGCCCAAATCCCAAGGATGACGAGAACTTACGCCTGAGCTGCCCATACAGAAAGAGGAATCCATCGCGTTTTAATGTCAGGGACCATCATTCCTGTGCCATGACATATTTTCCCAAGTTTGCAGAGCTGAG ACAGCACATTGTCAAACAGCACAAGCGAGATGACCCATCTGCCTTCGTTTGCGATAGATGCAACCGTGATTTCCATACTCGAAAAGAGCTTCGTGACCATCAGCGTCTGCCCAAAGAGGAAATGTGCGACATATTGGATCACGATCCAGAGTCAGGGGTCGATGGAACCACCTCGATCAAGCTCCTGTCTCGTAAGAGAGCCAGTGGAGCCTCTCCCGAGGCTCAGTGGAAAGAAATCTGGAATATTCTGTTcccagatgatgaagaccACCAGATTCACCCATACA ATTTTACTCCCGTCATCGAGCATTTCGAGCTTTCCAATTACTACATGTCATCTTTCGAAGTCCTACACTCTTCTCTTCGCGACAAGATCTCAAATCCTGCAACGCTTGAGACTTTGACCTCCAAATTCCAACAATGCTTCATGGAGGCCGTAGAGCGATGCATAGGCGCCGCACAGAGCATGCCCTACACAAATcgcagcaacaagagaaaCGAGCCTTCTCGCGTGCAGAGCTTCCAAAATCTTATCCCACgaaagggaagggaaatACTCCCCCGCCCTGACTCTGGCGTTGTCATGATGGATGAATGTTCTGAAGAGAGCGGCAGTATCAAGAACTCTGTTTACGGCCCCCGAGACAGCGTTCGAACCATTGTCAAGGACAGTGGGCAAAGGCGCGGCAGCAATTTGGCTCCCGAACCGTCGACAACGGAACCTACGCCAGCGGCGATGAACATGCTGGATCAGAGCTTTTCGGGACACATGCCATTCATGGCACCCATGGCCGCCACCAACCCGATGGATCCTATGGCTGTTCAGTCTTGGAACAATGGCGTTTCAGATCCTAATGACGGAGACATTGCCAACAGTTTCCCAATGACTGACCAATTCTATGCTCCGGGAGAGCTCACGCCGCACGGAGACCTAGGAAGCTGGGGAGGCGACTATTATCAGTCCGCATTTCAGGGGCTTAATGACCACCATTTCAACCCCTTTAACGACGGGATGAGCTAA
- a CDS encoding uncharacterized protein (TransMembrane:2 (i545-564o570-588i)) gives MVRNKPQRRNDDRGRNGYGDDRNHHGFRRSPPRFTPSRDRSYRDSDNWRPGDGRRPDSNSRPYSDDRRGGGADSYRPHVPQGDFTFRMDKPAGISNYVPNGQPPQRRPPRRDGRGGGPRRPGRPRWQPPPHPSERALISGVTTGLPEESVHTGEGAKFRDLDELSDDDELDMDISSRSSLSDTEEPSKKRVRTAVADESANAAPKWSNPDPYTALPCPDDATRKKRDVVKLIRKARLEDNSNKPLVSTEAEDFLSFDLSDEEGEDESDIKVIKASELPPPPPPPSELPPPPPPPPASVNYNNNNNNNNNNIEPLGRGIHSLPNKPAAPQDRSDPLGSRKRTHDDEIIQPPNYKQFKKPNMRPSKGTLVPNWTPKPNEEPCPWATVDHSATTNMAFRLHKEVMDFYEFVKPCDFEQTIRNNLVENLKKAMKRDDRNFANAQLFPFGSFMSGLYLPTADMDLVVCSASFMRGGPPTYLSAKSWLYKFRKFLVAQRIAEQESIEVIAHARIPLVKFIDRVTGLRVDVSFENLGGVKAIDTFLRWKEEYPAMPILVTVIKHFLLMRGLNEPVNGGLGGFSVICLVVSMLQLMPQVQSRSLVPEHHLGEMLLEFFELYGRNFDYEVNAISLTSPIGYVRKSQVSSFTYKKTDRLSIIDPNNPANDISGSSSNTEGVLSRFHDAYLTLRDRMQQVGNDPKCGGILDVLFKGDYSSFRMQRTFLQHIYEKRG, from the exons ATGGTGCGAAACAAGCCGCAGCGGCGGAATGATGACCGCGGACGGAATGGCTACGGCGATGATAGAAATCACCATGGCTTCCGACGCTCACCACCGCGCTTTACTCCATCCCGCGATAGGTCCTATCGCGACTCTGACAACTGGCGACCTGGCGACGGTCGGAGGCCAGATTCGAATTCACGACCCTACAGCGATGATCGCCGTGGAGGGGGCGCCGATTCATACCGGCCGCATGTCCCTCAGGGCGACTTCACTTTCCGCATGGACAAGCCGGCTGGCATCTCCAACTACGTGCCCAACGGCCAGCCGCCGCAAAGGCGCCCCCCGCGAAGAGATGGACGTGGAGGTGGCCCTCGCAGGCCCGGCAGGCCTCGTTGGCAGCCGCCTCCCCACCCCTCTGAACGAGCGTTGATATCGGGCGTCACCACAGGCCTCCCCGAAGAGAGTGTGCATACTGGCGAAGGCGCAAAGTTTCGTGATCTAGACGAGCTTTCggacgatgacgagcttGACATGGACATATCGTCACGATCGTCTCTGTCTGATACCGAAGAACCCTCCAAGAAGCGAGTGCGCACAGCCGTAGCTGACGAGTCTGCTAATGCGGCCCCCAAGTGGTCCAATCCAGACCCGTATACAGCACTGCCGTGCCCAGATGATGCTACGCGCAAGAAGCGGGATGTTGTGAAACTCATTCGCAAGGCTAGATTGGAAGATAACTCAAACAAGCCGCTCGTGTCCACAGAAGCTGAAGATTTCCTCTCATTCGATCTCAGTGACGAGGAAGGTGAGGATGAAAGTGATAtcaaagttattaaagcctcAGAGctaccgccgccaccaccgccgcccaGTGAATTACCACCcccaccgcctcctccaccagcttCTGTAAACtataacaacaacaacaacaacaacaacaacaacattgaACCTTTGGGCAGAGGCATCCATTCTCTACCAAACAAACCAGCTGCACCACAAGATAGATCAGATCCTCTCGGTTCTCGCAAGCGCACTCACGACGACGAGATCATTCAACCACCAAATTACAAGCAGTTTAAGAAGCCCAATATGAGACCCTCAAAAGGAACTCTGGTACCAAACTGGACGCCGAAACCAAATGAAGAGCCTTGTCCATGGGCAACTGTCGACCACTCTGCAACGACCAATATGGCATTTCG ACTGCACAAAGAAGTCATGGACTTCTATGAATTCGTTAAGCCATGTGACTTTGAGCAGACGATTCGCAACAATCTGGTTGAAAACTTGAAAAAGGCCATGAAGAGGGACGACAGAAATTTTGCCAACGCCCAGCTTTTCCCGTTTGGTTCATTCATGTCTGGACTATATCTTCCAACGGCTGATATGGATTTGGTTGTTTGCTCTGCCAGCTTCATGCGAGGCGGTCCACCTACCTACTTAAGCGCTAAAAGCTGGCTGTATAAGTTCCGAAAGTTTCTGGTCGCCCAACGAATTGCAGAGCAAGAATCGATCGAGGTTATTGCCCACGCTCGAATCCCGCTGGTAAAATTCATTGATAGGGTTACTGGGCTGAGAGTGGATGTGTCGTTTGAAAACCTCGGCGGAGTCAAGGCCATCGACACCTTTTTGCGTTGGAAGGAGGAGTATCCGGCAATGCCTATCCTTGTCACTGTGATTAAGCATTTTCTTCTGATGAGAGGCTTGAACGAACCTGTCAACGGAGGCCTGGGCGGATTTTCAGTCATTTGTTTGGTCGTCAGCATGCTTCAACTCATGCCACAGGTCCAGAGCCGTAGCCTTGTCCCAGAACACCATCTCGGAGAGATGCTCCTTGAATTCTTTGAGCTATACGGGCGGAACTTTGACTATGAAGTGAATGCCATTTCGCTCACCAGCCCTATTGGATATGTCCGCAAG AGCCAAGTATCAAGCTTCACATACAAGAAGACGGACCGCCTCTCAATCATTGATCCGAACAACCCTGCTAATGACATCTCTGGCTCTTCGTCTAATACAGAAGGCGTTCTGTCTCGCTTCCATGATGCTTACCTTACTCTACGAGACCGTATGCAACAAGTTGGTAACGATCCTAAATGCGGTGGCATTCTTGATGTGCTTTTCAAGGGCGATTACTCCTCCTTCAGGATGCAGCGGACTTTCCTCCAGCATATCTATGAAAAGCGTGGTTAA
- a CDS encoding uncharacterized protein (TransMembrane:1 (n3-14c22/23o46-64i)~SECRETED:SignalP(1-22)) — MRAAAFVAIFAATAMAQTGGHASPTNGTNVTSTGKPTSAPTNAANSLSQNVLLGVGAAAVLAAAL, encoded by the coding sequence ATGCGTGCTGCCGCTTTCGTCGCTATCTTCGCTGCCACCGCCATGGCCCAGACCGGCGGTCACGCCTCTCCCACCAACGGCACCAACGTCACCAGCACTGGCAAGCCCACCTCTGCTCCCACCAACGCCGCCAACTCCCTGAGCCAGAACGTCCTCCTCGGCgtcggcgctgctgccgtccTCGCTGCCGCCCTCTAA
- a CDS encoding uncharacterized protein (EggNog:ENOG41), protein MSSPSGSTGASQRASEINSAMLNVPGYADDSMLFVMRYGALAKETLRKVDWDEFQLRLSAMNTHWYKSHRGKTTAIGAGSDDSIVDVGSRGTGEGDGANTAAVAAASDAKDSPIATAAATCDAVDPASVPGPEAAELKARTLELIQDFPGLVRDFDRFVECTRIMATRYKR, encoded by the exons ATGAGCTCTCCCAGCGGCAGCACGGGAGCTTCTCAGCGAGCTTCGGAGATCAACAGCGCCATGCTCAATGTCCCCGGCTACGCAGATGACAGCATGCTCTTCGTGATGCGCTACGGCGCGTTGGCCAAG GAGACGCTACGCAAAGTCGACTGGGATGAATTCCAGCTTCGCCTATCGGCCATGAACACACACTGGTACAAAAGCCACAGAGGGAAAACCACTGCTATTGGCGCTGGAAGTGACGACAGCATCGTTGACGTCGGCTCCCGCGGCACCGGCGAGGGCGATGGAGCAAACACAGCTGCTGTGGCGGCTGCCAGCGATGCCAAAGACTCGCCTATTgcaactgctgctgccacttgTGACGCCGTGGATCCGGCCTCTGTGCCTGGGCCCGAGGCCGCAGAGCTCAAGGCTCGGACGTTGGAGCTTATCCAGGACTTTCCGGGCTTGGTGCGCGATTTTGACAGGTTTGTCGAGTGTACAAGGATAATGGCGACAAGATATAAGCGGTAA
- a CDS encoding uncharacterized protein (TransMembrane:1 (o24-46i)), which translates to MVVADQNEAQVAVLEGHGTCIVCLIIHALLLLLGSSSATLLLLHTANNNGSRNRRLKNAPITASASTHGDSAPILASQHPSRCNAEQRDTISIITNSYTPLLRAV; encoded by the coding sequence ATGGTAGTTGCAGACCAGAATGAGGCTCAAGTCGCTGTTCTAGAAGGACATGGCACATGTATTGTGTGCCTAATAATACACGcactattgctgctgctaggtaGTAGCAGTGCTACTCTGCTACTGCTCCATACTGCTAATAATAACGGTTCCCGCAACCGTAGACTCAAGAACGCGCCCATcactgcatctgcatctacACATGGCGACTCAGCGCCAATCCTTGCTAGCCAGCACCCTTCCAGGTGTAACGCCGAGCAGCGTGACACGATATCCATCATAACTAATTCGTATACACCATTACTCCGCGCTGTGTGA
- a CDS encoding uncharacterized protein (EggNog:ENOG41), with product MTVKATTCCRQGTDAECACAQKATCSCGEQSALHCTCAKANTENVLEGPRCSCRARPAGQCTCDRASTENAPVSGSTCQCGARPATGCTCEKATDGGYNPSNEIDFTNFSK from the exons aTGACTGTCAAGGCCACCACCTGCTGCCGCCAGGGCACCGACGCCGAGTGTGCTTGTG CCCAGAAAGCCACCTGCTCATGCGGCGAGCAATCTGCTCTTCACTGCACCTGTGCTAAGGCCAACACCGAGAATGTCCTCGAGGGCCCACGCTGCTCATGCCGTGCTCGTCCTGCCGGCCAGTGCACCTGTGACCGAGCCTCTACGGAGAATGCGCCCGTCTCAGGCTCAACCTGCCAGTGCGGTGCTCGACCAGCCA CTGGCTGCACTTGCGAGAAAGCCACCGATGGCGGCTACAACCCTTCCAACGAGATCGACTTCACCAACTTCTCCAAATAA
- a CDS encoding uncharacterized protein (EggNog:ENOG41~TransMembrane:6 (i21-43o49-71i83-101o121-144i212-235o247-268i)) has product MMPIGSMFGALWSWYLVKAMTAKWALVYVCCIWNFGCILQVALPLNSMLYIARFIAGIGAGVISAVVPVYLAEVAPWKTRGRIIGIYQLGIAWGVCAQYLIQYAAVRFSHRHKDFSDRQDFALRLSFGIQLVPGITFLLGLLILPHSPRCYAMHGLWGSAVGLIADIHAKGDMNHPEVMAQYREMDEELRIERERGSSSFRMLLRKPLAKRLLLGMSVQAWSQLCGINIMMYHVLYVLAGAGAASPFVMASVQYLLSYVCTVPAIYLVDRDFSSSTMADPAWENQ; this is encoded by the exons ATGATGCCCATCGGCTCGATGTTTGGCGCGCTCTGGTCCTGGTATCTGGTCAAGGCGATGACCGCAAAGTGGGCTTTGGTATATGTGTGCTGTATATGGAATTTTGGATGCATTCTTCAGGTCGCCTTACCGCTCAACTCGATGCTTTATATTGCGAGATTTATTGCCGGAATTGGAGCTGGGGTTATAAGTGCTGTCGTGCCAGTATATCTG GCTGAAGTTGCGCCATGGAAGACTCGGGGACGGATTATTGG TATCTATCAATTGGGCATCGCTTGGGGCGTTTGCGCGCAATATCTCATCCAATATGCCGCGGTAAGATTTTCACATAGGCACAAGGACTTTTCTGACCGGCAGGATTTTGCTCTTCGATTGTCATTTGGCATCCAACTAGTCCCTGGAATTACGTTTCTTTTAGGCCTCCTTATCCTTCCTCACAGCCCGCGTTGTTATGCCATGCATGGCCTGTGGGGGTCCGCCGTCGGCCTGATTGCAGATATTCATGCAAAAGGGGATATGAACCATCCCGAAGTCATGGCGCAGTACCGAGAAATGGACGAGGAACTTCGGATTGAGCGCGAAAGGGGCAGTTCCTCGTTCCGAATGTTGCTGCGAAAGCCCCTGGCCAAGAGGCTTCTCCTGGGAATGAGTGTCCAAGCATGGAGTCAACTGTGTGGCATAAACATCATGATGT ACCACGTTTTATACGTCTTGGCTGGAGCCGGAGCTGCTTCGCCGTTTGTGATGGCTTCAGTTCAGTACCTCCTCAGCTATGTCTGCACTGTACCAGCCATATACTTGGTGGACAGG GATTTCTCCAGCAGTACAATGGCCGACCCAGCGTGGGAGAATCAATAA
- a CDS encoding uncharacterized protein (EggNog:ENOG41~TransMembrane:12 (i51-71o91-112i119-139o145-167i179-200o212-234i279-306o326-344i351-371o377-398i410-431o443-464i)) has protein sequence MSLKTEEKVQVSTHDVHQAAEIGQVATDRYGAALVAYNPATERRLRLKIDLYIVPTVSLLYLFCFIDRANIGNAKIAGLASDLKLEGYDYNAVISVFFISYIIFEIPANLACKYIGPGWFLPLITVLFGVCSLSTAYVNTMGQAAAVRFLLGIFEAGMMPGIAYYLSRWYRRSELAFRLSLYIVMSPLAGAFGGLLASAILNLDHVGGVHKWRMIFVVEGIITIGLGLLGFLTLTDRPETARWLSQEEKDLAIARIKSERIGTTTILDSMDKVRIKRGIFNPVTISTSLIFLLNNITVQGLAFFAPTIVATLFKGKTTTQQQLLTVPPYVVGGFFTVLFPLLSWRLDRRQIFIILSAPMVMVGYAMFLGSTDQKVRYGATFLIASSAFALGPLTNAQVAANVVGDTARSAAIGTNAMMGSVGGLISGWAFLPFDAPNYHIGNGLNLATSGTVLVLATLTLLWMIRDNKKRGSKDIDAELSGLTQEQIENLDWKHPAFQWRY, from the exons ATGTCACTCAAGACGGAAGAGAAAGTCCAAGTGTCAACGCATGATGTGCACCAGGCAGCTGAAATTGGCCAGGTTGCTACGGACAG ATATGGCGCAGCTCTCGTGGCATACAATCCTGCAACCGAGCGCAGGCTGCGGCTAAAAATTGACTTGTACATCGTCCCAACGGTGTCGCTGCTGTACCTCTTTTGCTTTATTGATCGCGCAAACATTG GCAACGCAAAAATCGCCGGCCTCGCGAGTGACCTCAAACTGGAAGGATATGACTACAATGCCGTCATctctgtcttcttcatctcctaCATCATTTTCGAGATCCCTGCGAACTTGGCCTGCAAATACATAGGACCAGGCTGGTTTCTTCCCCTGATAACGGTTTTGTTTGGCGTGTGCTCGCTATCAACCGCGTATGTCAATACCATGGGCCAGGCGGCCGCTGTCCGATTCTTGCTCGGTATTTTTGAGGCTGGTATGATGCCTGGAATCGCCTACTACCTATCTCGCTGGTATCGCCGCTCCGAACTGGCTTTTAGACTGTCTTTATACATTGTCATGTCGCCGCTGGCTGGAGCTTTCGGAGGCTTGCTCGCATCTGCCATCCTAAATCTTGACCACGTTGGAGGTGTTCATAAATGGCGGATGATTTTCGTTGTCGAaggcatcatcaccattggccttggccttctcgGCTTTCTGACCTTGACCGATCGCCCAGAAACGGCGCGCTGGCTGTCtcaggaagagaaagacCTAGCTATTGCGCGTATCAAGTCTGAGAGAATTGGTACCACTACTATCCTGGATAGCATGGACAAGGTTAGGATTAAGAGAGGAATCTTTAACCCCGTGACAATCAGTACATCTCTTATATTCCTCTTAAACAACATCACAGTCCAAGGACTGGCGTTCTTCGCCCCGACAATCGTTGCCACTCTGTTCAAGGGAAAGACGACCACTCAACAGCAACTGCTGACTGTGCCACCGTATGTTGTTGGTGGGTTCTTCACCGTCTTGTTCCCGCTCCTGAGTTGGCGCCTCGACAGGCGGCAGattttcatcatcctctctgCTCCTATGGTCATGGTTGGATATGCAATGTTCCTTGGCTCAACGGATCAAAAGGTCCGCTACGGCGCAACATTCCTTATCGCGTCCTCCGCGTTCGCTCTGGGGCCCCTTACCAATGCGCAAGTTGCCGCAAATGTTGTCGGTGACACGGCTCGCAGCGCAGCAATAGGCACCAACGCCATGATGGGCAGCGTCGGCGGATTGATCAGCGGATGGGcgtttcttccttttgacGCACCGAATTACCACATCGGAAATGGACTGAACTTGGCCACGTCGGGAACCGTCTTGGTTCTGGCTACGCTGACACTGCTGTGGATGATTCGTGACAATAAGAAACGGGGAAGCAAAGATATTGACGCAGAGTTGAGCGGCCTGACTCAGGAACAGATTGAGAATTTGGACTGGAAGCATCCGGCTTTCCAGTGGAGATActga
- a CDS encoding uncharacterized protein (EggNog:ENOG41), whose amino-acid sequence MGNDGGSIPKRRELVKNAARAPTISELKATALESLAHAWAHCALSDAPIDLEAVVSDWRGRLYNYEAILQGLMPSDDPNEVTPAALGIRSLRDVAKLKFSKMGDKWACPISMKEMGPTTKSVYLVPCGHVFAEVAITEIKEEACPECGEAFTQENVIAILPTAEKDLDRLQKRIEDLQANGLSHTLKKGKSEKKKKRKAGEAEEEANGEKKDETSKKNDASRAKKETDSRIKGINNSMAATLTARVLAEQDERNKRRKLAAQVAS is encoded by the coding sequence ATGGGCAACGATGGCGGATCCATCCCCAAGCGCCGCGAGCTTGTGAAGAACGCAGCGCGCGCACCGACGATTTCGGAACTGAAGGCGACGGCCCTCGAGTCTCTCGCCCACGCATGGGCGCACTGCGCCCTCAGCGACGCGCCCATCGACCTGGAAGCAGTCGTTTCGGACTGGCGAGGCCGACTCTACAACTACGAAGCAATTCTCCAGGGCCTAATGCCTTCGGATGACCCTAACGAAGTGACGCCAGCAGCCCTGGGCATCCGCTCGCTACGCGATGTGGCGAAACTGAAATTCTCCAAGATGGGCGACAAGTGGGCTTGCCCAATATCCATGAAGGAGATGGGACCGACAACAAAATCCGTCTATCTGGTGCCATGCGGCCATGTATTTGCAGAGGTTGCCATCACGGAGATCAAAGAAGAGGCCTGCCCGGAGTGTGGCGAAGCCTTCACCCAAGAGAACGTGATAGCCATTCTCCCAACTGCTGAGAAAGACTTAGACAGGTTACAGAAGCGGATCGAAGATTTACAAGCAAACGGCCTCTCACACacgctgaagaagggcaagtcggaaaagaagaagaagcgcaaggccggagaagcagaagaggaggcaaacggggaaaagaaggacgagACATCCAAGAAGAACGATGCCAGCCGAGCAAAGAAGGAAACAGACTCGAGAATCAAGGGCATCAACAACTCGATGGCGGCGACGTTGACGGCCCGCGTCTTGGCCGAACAAGACGAGAGGAACAAACGCAGGAAGCTGGCCGCCCAGGTGGCTTCATGA